One genomic window of Schistosoma mansoni, WGS project CABG00000000 data, chromosome 2 unplaced supercontig 0120, strain Puerto Rico, whole genome shotgun sequence includes the following:
- a CDS encoding DEAD box ATP-dependent RNA helicase, putative has protein sequence MSRGVSRFHSSRSPVRSVSRWSSFSQNPKRGKLEMDMDFAAPDWKSAELPKFEKKFYQEHPLSASRSEAEVEAFRKKYKMSLSGRDVPRPVLSFNELNVPDYILSVIAKNGWQLPTPIQSQGWPMALSGRDVVGIAQTGSGKTASFLLPAVIHIMAQPRLLRNEGPICLILVPTRELAQQVLVVAKEFADAASLRAMCFYGGSAKGTQLREMQKGGEICIATPGRLIDFIRVQRNLLSRVTYLVLDEADRMLDMGFEPQIRKIIGHTRPDRQTLMWSATWPREVQTLAREFLTDYIQVNIGSVSLHANPNITQIVEIMDDWSKEQRLIELLTSFGRARTLVFVETKRRTDQLTNSLRRRGFYVEAMHGGKQQRDRELTLANFKSGRMNILVATDVASRGLDIDNIEYVVNFDFPNQTEDYIHRIGRTARSDKTGTAFTFFTHKNVRQARDLIDILDEANQEISAELVQLAGMSNYLRKSSTLKKNPPAFQQKPPGRITGFGNSSSSFPTQDIRIVNSGISYQNGSSAMNKINSAAENPHLPTSQYLTTFKSATSDQSISGRKPTLSSQTNYGGLPQPIPVNDSQIKASFSKTSVPSCVNLTVNETGKWDRHVSTEKVSSILTAPIPVIQNSNTVTEASGQQWPTNQWGTDKNQVQTHWNPSVPDILSANGSFAQHSAGQNPKRPTLMDPSSSHASLVNPSNDISLPGIRPRGTMNQLNGPSTNVAQYVQPWSGFVSNPYSYAAPLPTATDIPATPNWGSGWAPNFHGGY, from the exons ATGTCAAGAGGTGTTAGCAGGTTCCATAGTTCACGTTCTCCTGTTAGAAG TGTATCTAGATGGTCGTCATTTAGTCAGAATCCCAAACGTGGGAAATTAGAGATGGACATGGATTTTGCTGCACCTGACTGGAAATCGGCAGAACTTCCGAAGTTTGAAAAGAAATTTTACCAAGAACACCCGTTGTCAGCTTCTAGATCCGAGGCAGAGGTAGAGGCATTCCGTAAAAAGTATAAGATGTCACTTTCTGGGAGAGATGTCCCCCGTCCCGTACTATCGTTCAATGAATTGAATGTTCCTGACTACATACTTAGTGTAATTGCCAAGAATGGATGGCAGCTTCCCACTCCTATCCAGTCTCAAGGATGGCCTATGGCGCTTTCTGGTCGTGATGTGGTTGGAATTGCTCAGACAGGCTCGGGAAAGACAGCGTCATTTCTGCTCCCAGCTGTCATTCATATAATGGCACAACCGCGATTGTTACGCAATGAAGGTCCAATATGTTTAATTCTTGTCCCCACTCGGGAACTCGCACAACAAGTTCTTGTCGTAGCAAAAGAATTTGCGGACGCCGCAAGCTTACGTGCAATGTGTTTTTATGGTGGCTCTGCAAAAGGCACTCAGCTTCGTGAAATGCAAAAAGGTGGTGAGATCTGTATTGCAACTCCCGGCCGGCTCATTGACTTCATTCGGGTTCAAAG AAATCTCTTGTCTAGAGTAACTTACTTGGTACTAGACGAGGCAGACAGGATGTTGGATATGGGATTTGAGCCTCAGATTCGTAAGATTATAGGCCACACACGTCCTGATCGCCAAACCCTCATGTGGTCTGCAACATGGCCAAGAGAGGTGCAAACATTAGCCAGAGAATTCCTCACTGACTATATTCAAGTAAATATAGGGTCTGTGTCGCTTCACGCCAACCCAAACATCACAcaaatagttgagataatggACGATTGGAGTAAAGAACAGCGTCTGATTGAACTTTTGACGAGCTTTGGACGAGCACGTACACTAGTATTCGTTGAGACGAAAAGGCGGACGGACCAGCTGACAAATTCACTTAGGCGTCGTGGATTTTATGTAGAAGCGATGCACGGTGGAAAGCAGCAAAGAGATAGGGAGCTCACTCTTGCAA ATTTTAAAAGCGGAAGGATGAATATATTGGTAGCTACAGATGTCGCTTCTCGTGGTCTTG ATATTGACAATATAGAGTACGTAGTAAACTTTGATTTTCCAAACCAAACCGAAGATTACATTCATCGCATAGGACGGACTGCGCGTAGTGATAAAACGGGAACCGCATTCACTTTTTTCACACATAAGAACGTAAGACAGGCTCGTGATCTGATTGACATACTGGATGAAGCCAATCAAGAGATAAGTGCAGAGCTCGTCCAGCTGGCTGGAATGTCCAATTATCTCCGAAAGTCTAGCACGCTCAAAAAAA ATCCACCAGCCTTCCAACAAAAGCCACCTGGTCGTATCACTGGCTTTGGGAATTCATCTTCAAGCTTCCCAACACAAGATATTAGAATTGTCAACTCTGGAATTTCATATCAAAATGGTTCATCTgctatgaataaaattaattcagCTGCCGAAAATCCTCACTTGCCAACTAGCCAGTATCTCACAACGTTCAAATCCGCTACTAGCGACCAGTCCATTAGTGGTCGCAAACCCACTCTTAGTAGTCAGACAAATTATGGAGGACTACCACAACCTATTCCTGTAAATGACTCTCAGATTAAAGCTAGCTTTTCGAAGACTAGTGTGCCTAGCTGTGTAAATCTCACAGTAAATGAGACAGGGAAATGGGATAGGCATGTCAGCACAGAGAAAGTTAGTTCTATATTAACTGCACCAATTCCTGTCATTCAAAATTCAAATACAgtaactgaagcaagtggtcaACAGTGGCCCACTAATCAGTGGGGTACCGACAAAAATCAGGTCCAAACTCATTGGAATCCATCAGTTCCTGACATTTTGTCAGCCAATGGTTCATTTGCTCAGCATTCCGCTGGTCAAAATCCTAAACGGCCGACGCTCATGGATCCATCTTCATCTCACGCCAGTTTAGTAAATCCCAGCAATGATATATCTCTACCAGGTATTAGACCTCGAGGTACCATGAACCAATTGAATGGGCCCTCGACAAATGTTGCCCAGTATGTACAGCCATGGTCAGGTTTTGTTTCAAATCCCTACTCATATGCTGCGCCACTCCCTACTGCTACTGACATACCAGCCACACCTAACTGGGGTTCTGGATGGGCTCCAAACTTTCACGGAGGTTATTAA